Genomic segment of Xenopus laevis strain J_2021 chromosome 4S, Xenopus_laevis_v10.1, whole genome shotgun sequence:
tgtaattttatatataaataactgacATCTATTtaacaggagaaaatgaaacacaaaacaaCTTGCAAAGGAAGAAACTTGTATTTTGCAAAATACCATTAACAGTATTAATGTTTGTTTATCATTtactcttttataaataacattcacaaTATTTTTTAGAATGGTTTACTTAAACATAGAAAACTTTTTACATCAACCAGGTTGgtttaatgattttaatttgaGGTGCTTAATTAGAATGAAGCACTTGCTGTATGTTCAATTGTACATCATGATAaaatttgaaagcaaataatgaatGATTTAGCGTGCAGTGTTCTGTGTCTTCTACAAGTACTTTTGAAGAACACCAGTGTGCTATATGTATCAAATGCACCCTTCTCATTGTGGAGCagattcatcaaagagtgaagtcagtagtgaagttccgccactagaatgaaattccgccaatctccattcatttctatgggatttttaaaggcgtattcatcaaagagtgaactttcacttcacccattgataaatacgcctttcaaaatcccatagaaatgaattgagagtggcggaatttcactctagtgctggtacttcactctttagtgaatttgcccatcagAGTCAGTTGGAGCAAGGAAGAATTGTACAAACATTAGAAATAACATCAGACACCTTTGCTATGCCTTGTTCAGATGGACGAGCTGAATTGTAATGATTGTATGTTCTATTGAACACCAtgcttaaaatttaaagaaacactAATCGTGCAGTTTTCTGTGACTTCTACAAGTACTTTTGAAGAACACCAGTGTGCTATATCAAATGGACGCTTCTCATTCAGAGTCAGTTGGAGCAAGGAAGAATTGTACAAACATTAGAAATAACATCAGACACCTTTGCTATGCCTTGTTCAGATGGACGAGCTGAATTGTAATGATTGTATGTTCTATTGAACACCAtgcttaaaatttaaagaaacaataatcgTGCAGTGTACAAAACTTCTTGTAGAAGTCACAGAAGAACACCAGTGTGCTATATGTATCAAATCTTAAATATCAAAAAggtttctcttataaatcaaCTCGCTCATGATATGTTAAAAGAATATCATGATgcttataaaaatatcaaatacaattaacaaataaggattatttagaATACTCGTAAACAGATCTCAGATTTAAGTACTGTTAGAAACTTGAACACATTCATTATCTGATATTTCCTCAGTATTGAAAAGATGTTTTGCAATACATAGAAGTAACAACTTAATAAATTTGACATCTTGTTTCAATTCAACAATTTCTTCTGAAGGATAACTGAACAAATCAATAGAGCACTGGGATGCAGCATCATCACGTTCTAGTTTGTTGCAAGTTTCCATAAGCTCTTCTGaaaatctaaaaagaaaagaaaattgtaatTCCATTTTAGATTCACTACATAACAGACAATGTATCAAAAGCAACATAAAGATTATTAAACTATATCTCAATGTTTAATCTTTTGTTGTGGTtagttattattagggatgtagtaAAGCTCCGAAAATATGTTCGCCAACACGTTTGCGAACTTCCACcgaaaatgcgaacgttcgcgaacttcgatcaaacgctaaaatcgttctaattgaacgatttgaacaaaTTTAGGCAttcgattgaaggaaaaacatTCAATCTTTACCTGTCTAAGtaaaaagtcaaaggatttttaaaggggaagtacttcaaccattgaatggtcgaaggttttttttttttattctaattgagCGTCAACCCAAAAACTCCGCAAACATTCGGCAGTCGCAAACAGTCGATGTTTGCACAAATTAGTTTGCCAATGAACacttcgctacatccctagttattataaCTAATGCAATTGTGAAAAACACCTTTTGcagttgtgtttaaaaaagtccAATGGGGATAAACCATAATCTATCTGCACTACATTCATAGAAGGTTCCGGCTTGTTTTGTTCAGGGTTTTCCATTCTAATAGCTACAAGTAGAGAATGATTTCATTAGACAATAGTATGCAATCTATATTCTGTTTGAAAAAGCAATGGCTGACCTCGCTTttgatttcattacatttttgttttaataaaaattgcttATCATGTGTGTAGTTGCAAgattaactttttgtttttttaaaaataaaagtagtagTTTGGAGTGTGCATATAATTGTATACTGCTGTAATGGTCTCTTATAGACACTATATAACTAGGATGTCTTAGAAAGTGTTGTCAATGTTAGGACATATGTTTAAAGAAAGCATTTCTATATTAAAGCCtacaatttattgtaaaaatgctatatttttataCTACTCAGGAGATGTGTTTGCATACTAGGAACATTATTTTGCCTTGaataatactttattaaaaagaTGACTTTGATTATATGTAACCTTTTTCCATTATGACTAATTTACGGATAAGAAACATAATACAAAATTTAATTTAGTTAAGTTAATTATAACTAGTGTTTTAACACATTTGTAACAGTGCTTACGAGTAAAATATCTTACTTTGAAAATTGCCAATGTCAGATGTGGGTTCAGCAGTTTTTGAAGTGGCATGCTTGGTTTGTGAAGAATAATCTGTATGTCaaatcacataaaaaatatattttaaaacattttacacaccTAATAATTTTCACACAAAGTTATCAAATGCATTAAATATCTTACTATGATGATCCTCGATGTTTGAAGAAGTGGGTGTGCCAGATGAAGGGTCTTGCATGGTTTGTATGGAAGAATCTGTATGGCAATTTAGacaaaatgtataacatatttcCTAAAGAAATTTGATAGAAGGCTTAAAACAGGCATGAAATATCTTACTTAGAGAAACTTCGATGTCTGCAGATGCAGGTTGACCTTTTGTTGCAACAGGTTTTGTTTGTGAAGAAGAATCTGTATGGAAGAACATATTATAAAACTAATACATTATTTTGCTTAAACAAAATTTATGATGTAATGTTTATAATGGAATGCTTTTTCTTACTTTGACATGGTTTGTCTGAAGAAGGGTGTTTGTTCGTTTTTGTCCTGTCATGGTTGGTTTGTTTAGATTctattggaaaaaaacagaacatttgtcTATTTTGCTGCAAAGCAGATTATGTGTGCATttgtaagacaaaaaaaaaacataaaaataaaaaataaaaactaaagttAAGGTGCAACTAAaagtcagtttaaaaataaaaaacactctaGATTAGTATTACTATAAAAAGTGCTTAAATGTAAACTTAAAGGACAccaaagtaacaccaaaatatgataattacttagttttttaaatttgattctggTGGGGGTGGTACTAAAAAGTGCTGTGTTTGTATTAGATTAATTTTAGTAGGACATTGCAAAACTTGAGCCTTTTTAGCAAATGTACAGATAATTGCACACATCGAAATTTGACATCACAATATGACAATCACCGTCATAATACAAAAAATGCATGACACAATACCACAAACGAAAAACAGAACAACATCAAACGACACAAAACGAAAATTACAAACGACAAATGCACTGACCAATACAAGACAACCAGTCACAACCGACTATTGCACGACATAAAGCGAAAATCCATTACAAACGTCAATTACACAAACGACAATTACACGACATCAAACGATAATCAATTGCAAACGACAAATGCACGGCACATACGACAATCAAACAATCACGAACGACAATTGCACGACATCAAACGACCATTACCCTGATCAATACGACAAACGAGACAACCAATCACGaacacaaattttgaaaaaagaaatttatACGTAGATTAATACGACAATCATCAATCCATTAACAAACGACAATAAAATATAATCGAACTATGCACAATGTCATCAT
This window contains:
- the LOC121403693 gene encoding uncharacterized protein LOC121403693, whose translation is MSFPLFMRARMEKHAAFGKTTERASAMSHREMATMVRLLDKYKYEDWRTIAKKPPFYKKTIMQKIARILKKQYGVDRDIRQLQKRWSDLKCREKNQLKKIRETIRKKSKQTNHDRTKTNKHPSSDKPCQNSSSQTKPVATKGQPASADIEVSLNSSIQTMQDPSSGTPTSSNIEDHHNYSSQTKHATSKTAEPTSDIGNFQTIRMENPEQNKPEPSMNVVQIDYGLSPLDFFKHNCKRFSEELMETCNKLERDDAASQCSIDLFSYPSEEIVELKQDVKFIKLLLLCIAKHLFNTEEISDNECVQVSNST